One Candidatus Nanopelagicales bacterium DNA window includes the following coding sequences:
- a CDS encoding response regulator transcription factor yields the protein MADGLRVLVVDDEIPLTAVISSYLVREGFDVALAHTGQDAVDVARSHRPDLIVLDLMLPGFDGIEACRLIRQFSDAYIIMLTARDEEVDKVLGLTMGADDYLVKPFSPRELIARVRAMLRRPRSSIPLSATQAPMSIVGLTVDVQARSTLVDGDEVVLTRTEFDLLAAMMARPHAVLTRRQLIEAVWGPGWVGDEHVVDVHIGHLRTKLQDDASDPRFIRTVRAVGYGLVIQT from the coding sequence ATGGCTGATGGCCTGCGCGTGCTTGTAGTTGACGATGAGATACCCCTGACGGCAGTAATCAGCAGCTATCTCGTGCGGGAAGGTTTCGATGTTGCGCTCGCACACACGGGGCAGGACGCCGTTGATGTTGCGCGCTCGCATCGCCCTGATCTGATCGTTCTGGATCTCATGCTTCCAGGATTCGACGGAATCGAGGCATGTCGACTCATTCGCCAATTCAGCGATGCGTACATCATCATGCTGACGGCCCGTGATGAAGAGGTCGACAAAGTACTAGGTCTGACGATGGGCGCCGATGATTATCTGGTCAAGCCATTTTCGCCACGAGAACTCATCGCGCGAGTGCGGGCAATGCTGCGCCGTCCGCGCTCCTCGATCCCGCTATCGGCCACGCAGGCGCCTATGTCCATCGTCGGTCTCACCGTGGACGTTCAAGCACGATCAACCCTGGTCGATGGGGACGAAGTGGTATTGACGCGCACTGAGTTTGACCTATTGGCCGCAATGATGGCCCGTCCGCATGCGGTGCTCACGCGACGTCAGCTCATTGAGGCCGTGTGGGGACCAGGCTGGGTGGGTGATGAACACGTCGTCGATGTACACATCGGTCATCTGCGCACCAAACTCCAAGATGATGCATCCGACCCGCGGTTCATCCGCACGGTACGCGCTGTTGGCTATGGCTTGGTCATCCAGACATGA
- a CDS encoding ATP-binding protein, with protein sequence MMLIQSMVVGIGALALIVTAWIVAPILFHQHLNHLGVVSEVVQEHAEEAFAFAFVISVVVATAVSVAAAGAVSWLLVRRVSRPIEELARAAESVAAGNFDVVVPHAGFSSELEQLSGSFTLMATQLGDSEAARSRLLADLAHELRTPLATLEAYIDGLEDEVVVRDVEAWATMRHQVYRLKRLAGDLRETAAADEHALGLELTPIDMCATCEAAVAAATPRYQMMGVALTLKQPDVALPVNGDELRLQQVMANLLENALRHTPRGGTVSVLASRLEANVRIEVVDDGAGIPQAEIGKIFDRFHRVDPARVSTGIGGSGLGLTIARAIVNDHGGSLEASSEGPGLGATLTMFLPLHRRAR encoded by the coding sequence ATGATGTTGATCCAATCAATGGTGGTCGGAATTGGGGCACTGGCTCTCATCGTGACTGCCTGGATCGTTGCTCCAATCTTGTTCCACCAGCACCTGAACCATTTGGGTGTGGTTTCTGAAGTAGTACAGGAGCATGCAGAAGAAGCATTTGCATTCGCCTTTGTCATTTCCGTGGTGGTTGCCACGGCGGTGTCAGTTGCGGCAGCTGGCGCGGTGTCATGGCTACTGGTGCGTCGCGTCTCGCGACCAATCGAAGAGTTGGCGAGGGCGGCCGAGTCTGTGGCGGCAGGGAATTTCGATGTGGTCGTGCCCCACGCCGGATTTAGCAGCGAGCTCGAACAACTGTCGGGCTCCTTCACGCTCATGGCTACCCAGTTGGGTGACTCGGAGGCGGCACGCTCGCGCCTGCTCGCCGATCTGGCGCATGAATTGCGCACGCCACTAGCAACACTTGAGGCTTATATCGATGGACTCGAGGACGAAGTAGTCGTCCGTGACGTTGAAGCTTGGGCGACGATGCGACACCAAGTTTACCGTCTCAAACGCCTCGCGGGCGACCTACGTGAGACTGCTGCCGCTGACGAGCATGCCTTGGGCCTTGAACTGACACCCATTGACATGTGCGCTACCTGCGAAGCGGCGGTCGCTGCAGCGACTCCGCGATACCAGATGATGGGCGTCGCATTGACCCTGAAGCAACCAGATGTGGCGCTACCCGTGAACGGCGATGAGCTTCGCCTGCAACAGGTAATGGCAAACTTGCTCGAGAACGCTCTTAGGCACACGCCCAGAGGTGGCACAGTGAGTGTGCTTGCAAGTCGTCTTGAGGCAAACGTACGTATTGAAGTAGTTGATGACGGTGCGGGGATACCTCAGGCGGAAATTGGCAAGATCTTCGATCGGTTCCATCGCGTTGATCCCGCTCGAGTTTCCACCGGCATCGGAGGCAGCGGCCTTGGGCTGACTATCGCCAGAGCCATCGTGAACGATCACGGGGGGTCTCTGGAAGCCTCCAGCGAGGGACCTGGTTTGGGTGCCACGCTCACTATGTTCCTGCCATTGCATCGACGCGCACGATAG
- a CDS encoding metalloregulator ArsR/SmtB family transcription factor — protein sequence MITVAPRLDALARVGRALVDPTRCRLLFALLDGPAYSGALATELGISKANASNHLACLRGCGLIEATPEGRHVRYELTDPALAHALRDLADLVLAVESPEICYADAGGH from the coding sequence GTGATCACCGTAGCCCCGCGATTGGATGCCCTAGCCCGAGTTGGACGTGCGCTGGTGGACCCCACGCGGTGCCGTCTACTCTTCGCCTTGCTTGACGGGCCTGCCTATTCAGGGGCTCTTGCTACCGAACTCGGCATCTCGAAGGCCAATGCTTCCAATCACCTTGCTTGTCTGCGAGGTTGCGGCCTCATCGAAGCGACCCCCGAGGGACGTCATGTGAGATACGAACTGACTGACCCCGCACTTGCGCACGCACTCCGAGATTTGGCCGACCTCGTTCTCGCAGTGGAATCACCTGAGATCTGCTACGCAGATGCGGGAGGTCACTGA
- a CDS encoding cation diffusion facilitator family transporter, whose amino-acid sequence MLIVLALTVSVLIAEVIGASVTGSLALLADAGHMFTDVAGISLAILAVTFASRPATDARTYGYYRLEILAAVVNAVLLFGVAVFILFEAWQRWFNEPEVEGGLMLAFACVGLIANGAGLVLLRKGSKESLNVKGAYLEVLGDALGSIAVIVAAIVIWSTGWLRADVVASVLVALMILPRTWNLLREAIDVLLEATPRGMDLAVVRKHILEVPGVVGAHDLHAWTLTSGIPVLSVHVVVEDEILNRGSSGQVLDALSECLHEHFDVEHCTFQLEAAEHAGHEIGAHP is encoded by the coding sequence ATGCTCATTGTCCTAGCCCTCACCGTCTCAGTCCTGATCGCCGAAGTCATAGGCGCCAGCGTCACGGGCAGTCTTGCTTTGCTCGCTGATGCCGGTCACATGTTTACCGATGTTGCTGGTATTTCGCTGGCCATCTTGGCCGTCACCTTCGCTTCCCGACCTGCCACTGACGCGCGCACCTATGGCTACTACAGGCTAGAGATTCTTGCTGCAGTGGTGAATGCAGTACTGCTGTTTGGCGTTGCAGTATTCATCCTGTTTGAAGCATGGCAACGGTGGTTCAACGAGCCTGAAGTCGAAGGTGGCTTGATGCTTGCATTCGCCTGTGTGGGCCTAATCGCCAATGGAGCAGGTCTGGTTCTCCTGCGGAAGGGCTCCAAGGAAAGCCTGAACGTCAAGGGCGCCTATCTTGAGGTGCTCGGTGACGCTCTTGGATCCATCGCGGTGATCGTCGCTGCCATCGTCATTTGGTCCACCGGCTGGTTGCGAGCAGATGTGGTGGCTTCAGTCCTGGTAGCCCTCATGATTCTGCCCAGAACCTGGAACTTGCTCCGCGAAGCAATCGACGTCCTTCTCGAAGCCACACCCCGAGGGATGGATCTTGCAGTCGTCCGCAAGCACATCCTCGAAGTCCCAGGCGTCGTCGGCGCTCACGATCTTCACGCATGGACCCTGACCTCAGGAATCCCGGTGCTCTCTGTGCACGTCGTTGTCGAAGACGAGATTCTAAATCGCGGTAGTAGTGGTCAGGTCCTAGATGCCTTAAGCGAATGTCTGCACGAACACTTCGATGTCGAGCACTGCACCTTCCAACTTGAAGCAGCTGAACACGCAGGGCACGAAATCGGCGCCCACCCGTGA
- a CDS encoding cation transporter, with product MTAVDEVPVPQLTKAERQRLGKRARLLAGASVSYNTVESIVAISAGTVAGSGALISFGLDSIIEVSSGLVILWQFRHKIPESRERIALRLIAISFFALATYIAIDSTLSLLNGDRAETSPVGIVLASLSIAIMPALSIAQRRTGRSLGSGSVIADGSQTMLCSYLSVVLLLGLVLNATLGWWWADSLVALVIAGVAIREGLDAWQGKHCCPVTPESSTCEDACC from the coding sequence ATGACAGCAGTCGACGAAGTGCCAGTACCTCAGCTGACGAAAGCGGAGCGTCAGCGTCTGGGTAAGCGTGCTCGGTTGCTCGCAGGCGCCAGCGTGAGTTACAACACGGTGGAGTCGATCGTCGCAATTTCGGCTGGCACAGTTGCCGGGTCAGGCGCCTTGATCAGCTTCGGACTTGACTCGATCATCGAAGTGTCGAGCGGCCTCGTGATTCTTTGGCAATTTAGGCACAAGATTCCAGAATCTCGTGAACGCATCGCGCTGAGGTTGATTGCCATCTCCTTCTTCGCGCTGGCCACGTACATTGCAATTGACTCCACGCTGTCACTGCTCAATGGGGATCGGGCTGAGACGTCACCCGTGGGCATCGTCTTGGCTTCGTTGTCCATCGCGATCATGCCTGCGCTGTCCATCGCCCAACGTCGCACAGGCCGTTCGTTAGGTTCAGGTTCGGTCATTGCCGATGGATCTCAAACCATGCTGTGCAGCTATTTGTCTGTCGTCCTCCTTCTGGGACTTGTGCTGAATGCCACTTTGGGTTGGTGGTGGGCAGACTCGCTGGTCGCATTAGTGATCGCCGGTGTTGCGATTCGGGAGGGGTTAGACGCCTGGCAGGGCAAGCACTGCTGCCCAGTGACACCCGAATCTTCGACATGCGAGGACGCCTGCTGCTGA